In the Canis aureus isolate CA01 chromosome 36, VMU_Caureus_v.1.0, whole genome shotgun sequence genome, CTTTAAAAGGGCCCTGCTGGTGGAAGATATAGAAGAGATTTCTGCAAGATGTACCCAAGGGCCCGGCATTTTAATTGCAGCCTCTGCCTCTATTATTGTCAGTCTTATTGACTAAATAATTCATCTCCTTTTTCTTGACatctgaacttaaaaaaaaaaaaaaaagacaagttttcccctggaaaaaaaattttctccccCGGTAGCTTTTCTATGACTTTATTAAGAGGTTGGTGAAAAACACAGACCACatcaaaaggggggaaaaggccATTCTACTTCATATACATTATAGGCATGACAATAACATCTTTTTATCAAAGACCTTCTCACAGTCCTCATCAGATGTCCTTTCTCCCGCCTACTGTAGTAATTGTTTTTTAACAAGTCCTTAAAAAGtattggaagaaaatatgtaTGACTTTATACATATTTACTTACATGTATGTGCTTGGAGGccaacatagtaaaaaaaaaaattgttatcagAAATGTCAATTCTCCATGTAGAACTGGAATTTCAAAACTGATTTAATTTTATATCCAAAGAATAAGATTTAGGCTACTCTAGATAGAGTACCTTGGAATTAGAGAGCAAAACTtgagaatttttattaattttagcttAATAGACTCAGAAAACTTTTGGAAACCAGACACAAACTTACCCCTCCCGGCCCCCACTGCCCTGGCAGGAACTTGCCCCAAGTGCACGGTATGAACCTTAAAAATGGAACTGAGTTCATGTCCCTTTATCCTTCCTTTCTCCTGActtccccggggggggggggggggggggggggtggggggggtggggggtgggtagccccctttctcttctcccaggGCAGCTGGGAAAGGTTCCCACAGGAATTCCTGGGTTTTATGCATAATTCCTCCTTTGCCTTCTAATGGGGAAAAAGGCCTTAGGGCAAGAGAATACATCCATACAGAACATCACAGGGCTGGAACTTTTCAACTTTGGACGTTCTGACTGAGTTTAATGCAGGCAGCAAGGGAATCTTTGTTTTAAACAGCAGGTCTCCATCCTTTTGGTTTCGAAAGATCTCCTCTGCATGTGGGAAGTTGTCAGGCCCCTCTCCTCTCCGCTTTCCCATCAATTCTGTTCCAACtacatgagttttatttttatataaatgtgattGAAGTTCACAGTGGTTAGACGCTTTAAATCTATATCATTGCAGAATTGCTACTTAAATCAAAATGAGTATTAGTTGAGCTACCAGAGCCACCAGTGGCTTTGTCTtttggtggaggagggagggttgGGAAGAATGTTCTTCTGCAGACGGAGCTCCCCTCTCATTCCCAATGGCTCAATGCTGCTCTCTTGCTTTTAAGGGGAGATTATATTGGCATCAGACTTCGGGAAAATGAATTTGACCCAAAAGGAAGAAGGCAACTCACCTTTCTAGATGATATGGTAAAGAAAGGCATGCCAATGCAAGTCACATTTGTGTTATTTGTGTTCAGGGGACAGAACAAGGATCTAATGTAGATCGTGAACAAGGCTAATCGTGATGCTCCCCAAAtgtccttttcctcctcttctcatcTTAGGTCCCTCCACATGGTCTTTTCAACTCATTAAACggaaagcaaaaaagaatgagaatgtaAAAGTCATGAGACTTTTGCTATTTCTCTCCTcgaaaagacaaaaaagcaaatgagTGCAAGGTTAAATGTTATATACATGATGTTGAAAACTTTTTGACAAAATGAAGTATGTAGTTCTCGAATataataatgttttgttttttaccatttGCATTCATGGAGAAAACCAAAGGATTGAATAATCCTAAAATCCTTCATCATTATTTATGCTGGAACTCAGATTCCTGATGTGTAATGAAACTTCCcttcacagaaattaaaaaattatgtaaagatCTAATTCAAATAAATTAGTCAACCCTCAGCTTTTTTATGCTTACCTGTTTCCTCCTCTTGCACTAAGAAGGAAGaaagcctctctctctgctcctccccttccctacctctccccccacccttccccacccctccccccacccctcccctcacccctctccACTCCCTGCCTGACTTTCCGGAGCTGAATAAGCAGTTCAGCCTTGGCGTTCTAAAAGTACTTCTCTGTGCACATGTTCAATGGAGAAATTAAATCGATTAAATAAGTGCTTCTCGAGCTTTAATGAGATCTTAATGCAAGGCCCTTTTGATTTGTGAGGTTTGGGTGGGGTTGGGAATTTGCATTTGTGATAAGCAACTGGAGATGCCCAGGCTGCTGGCCCAAGCACCAACCTTTGGATTAGGTTTCAACCACTgatcactgttcttttttttttttttttttttgttgttgttgttgttgttgttgggttttctAGTTTGGTTTagttgatgaaagaaataagtacagttgaccctcgaACAACATGAACAACACGGGTCCACTTATACacggaatcttttttttttttaataaatatactacagtactgtaaatattttttctcttacgattttcttaataacattttcttttttctagcttactttattataagaatgtaatctataatatatatagtatataaatgtaatatataaaatatgtgttaactgtgTATGTTATCAGCAAGTCTTCCAGTGAACAGcagactattagtagttaagtttggggggagtcaaaagttatagaGGATTTGAGACTGCAGGCATTGGTGCTTCTAACCCCTGGgcgttcaagggtcaactgtacattaTTTAGACAATGTTAGAACCTTAGAACCCATCTAATACCACCAAGACAAAACCAACCTTCCCTTTTCCAGAGGTGGGgatagagaggagagaaggaatatTTTGATAGGGACAAGGTGAATATGCTTAGATATTACCAGAAAGATGATCAATAGGATAGAAGTGAACATTCAAATTGGTCCTCAACTTTTTACTGTATACAAGACTCTTATCGGGTCTACCTCCAGTCCTTTGTTCATATTGGCCCTGCCACCCAGGATGTCCTCCACCTAGAGAAGTTCTCATTCTTCAAGCCCGAGATCCACCAGGGCCTCCTCTTGGAAGCCTCCCAAGATCCCCCTGAGAGCACATTTCTGATGTTCTGCTCACAGAATTCAAAATCGTTCTCTGTGGCCCTCTTCCCCCACCTTCTCCTTCTACTATTTTAAAACTTGGGGGTACTGaagtcctgaggacatcagcggcTTACTCAAGGATATATTGTGAGTTGTTGACAATATCTAGATTTGAACCTAGATTCCCTGATTCCTAGTTTCCTTCCAAgaatttatcctttcttttcctgtcaccatgaatcaaaaatttaaaaatggcccTAGTGAGAAGTAAATGTAATCACTGAAGATTTCTAAATAAATCTCAGATCTCTGTCTGAGCATCAGGTTACTGGACATAGTAGATGGTCCCCCCCTCCATTGTAGACATCATAAAATAGTAGAATAGGCTTAGCAATGCCATAGTCATTGGGTCCGGGGGTGCTCCAGCCAATGTCTAAGCCCATCCCTTTGCTGTCTGTGCTTCCCGCTTCCAGGCACACTATGACTTGGCCATCAATGTTGCTTTGCAATGGCTGGATCACTCAGAAGACTTAACTTGGCTGGAGTGGGAGAAAGTGTGAGttgaaatagtttcttttttttccttcttttttttaaaaatgtatgacaaTGAGTAGTGATAGAGAAAGCTTCTCTCTGGCATCTTCCACCACGAGGCACTCTGTTCGAAAATGCTGCATGGTGAGTATCCTTTGCCTGCTAGATACCTAAAGAGACCCCATAGTTGTCAACATATGCATGTTTACATATTTTGTATCTCTTCTGACTGATTTCTGTCAGATGATCTTTCTCACACATAATGTTGTATCTTAGAAATATAACTGTGCTTTATTTTGCATGtgctgtgattttttaaatggtcaattcttggggcacctgagtggctcagtcagttaaacatctgccattggcttagttcatgatctcagggtcttgggatccaacCCTAAGTTGGGCTCCCTCTCAGCAGgaagtctccctctccctctccctctccctctccctctccctctccctctccctctccctctccctctccttctccctttccctctccctctgtgttctctttctcactctctctctctcaaataaacaaatttttttaaaaaatggtcaatTATGTGGGTAAGGGCTATGGTTGTTTTCTAAGGACTATCAAACACAATCTCTTAAGCATTTAACTAGACATATACCTGAGCTGAGCTATTTGAACTACAGCTTCTTGAATCCTTTCCAGGATTATTGGCATTTCCATGTGTGCCAGGCAGACTCACTCAGTTGGTAAGAATAAGGAACTAATGAGGCCAGGACTTAATAGCTTACTCAAGAGGCCAGttattttttctgttccattgccTTAGAACACATACCTTGTCCTGGATAGCTATATTAGTTAAGGTTTAGTTGTAATAAGCAGAAAATCTAGTTTGAACAGACTTAAGCACTCCCCTCTCAAAAGGGGAGGAGAGTAGGAATTTATTGACTCTATTTGAAAAGTCCAGGAATGGGTCTACATTAGGCATGGATTAATTTAAAACTCAAATTATGTCATCAAGATTTACTTCTGGACTCTTTCCTCTGGGTagacattcttcttcttctttccttccttccttcctttctctttctttttctctttctttctttctttctttctttctttttccttctttctttcttttttttctgagagagaaaaagagagcctgagtggtggggaggagcagagggagagagagagagggagagaaccccaagcaagctccacactcaacacagagcccgaggcagggctccatctcaggactcgatcacaggagcctgagatcatgacctgagctgaaatcgagagtctgatccttaacagactaagccactcAACGGTGAACCTTATTCTTCATTCAGTCCATTTTGTCACAATATTCAGTCCGCAGGAAAGTAGgtttaagaaaaatatcacagAATTGTGTCTCAATCATGCCTCAGCCCCTGATTTATCCAGAGATGGAGGGTGGGGGATTGGAATACTCTGACTAGCTTAGTCCACAGTGTGTTTTCTACCCTTGGAATCTAGGGATGTCCTTGGCTTCCCTAGAAGCAGATAGGCTTACAGTGGGTGATGCGGTTACCCCAGCAAGAAGGGGAGAGTTCTGCCACAGAAGGGGAAGAGGATACAGATTGGCAAAACCATAATTGTCCACCATAGTGGCCAGTGTTTGGCAGTGGTGAAAACATGGAAGGCAAATTCATCACCATTGTTGCAAGATTGCAAATTCAAAGTGTGTACTATATTGATGGCAGATTAGCCACCTCAATTTTGTAAATAAGTGCATAACACATGGCCATTGGAGATTAATTATGGATTACTATTATAAGCTTACTAggtgtcaaaaagaaaaaaataagccttccattgttatttattcattatctCCCTTAGGAAAATGCCATTTCATGACAGACCTGTATATCCAAAccgaaaagaaagagaagcaatgATTTTATCATCTTACGCTGGAATCTTAATGGTAAGGAAAAAGAACACTATTTGCATATATGgagatttcatatttattatgtgCATTTTGATattaatgcatatttattttatttttcaactgatCTTTCTAAATGCTTAGGATTTACTAATACTAAATGTTTCAGTTTTAAAGATATTGAAAAGtccttgagggacgcctgggtggctcagcagttgagcatctgcctttagcccagggcgtgatcctggagtcccgggatcaagtcctgcatcgggttccccgcatggagcctgcttctccctctgcctgtgtctgcctctctctgtgtctctcataaataaataaataaaatcttaaaaaaaaaaaaaagaggcaaaaacaaacacacaagaaTGAAAGACATACATAATAATACTGAGATtctgatttatccatttattcagaAGTTATTTGTTTAGTGCCCATGGTATCCAAGCATGATTCTAGACACACCAGAGCTATGATTTCTTTGCTTTGTAATATAAGAAAAGCCATGATATGATAATGCATTTGTTGgtgctgttgtttttttaacagaACAGTATCCCAATTGAGGAAGTCTTTAAAATATACGGAGCTGATTCTTCTACCAATTCTAGGGCTACTAAGGTAGGAGTGATCTGAAACTATCtaataaaagagatttttagagagaatttattttatatatttataatgtgtttttaacattttcaacTGCATGAaacaacagggttttttttttttcatcaaaatgtaCAAAACCAGATGTAGCCATATCTTAGTTGGATAATAAATCTTTGTAAAATGATTTGCTTATGTGAGGGCTGTTCGTAATCACAAACGTATTTTGCACAAGGCTGAGTAGAGGCAGCAAATAGAGCACCAGGCTTAGAGTCTAgattctgcctctgtttctggtAAGCAGACTTTCTCACTTCCACATTTTGTAATGTAGGTTTGGCAAGTCCAAGTGCTCCTCTTGCACGATGTACCAGGACATTTAGAACTAGGACAAGCTCTGCAAGGTTCAATCTCCTGATAAATTCTGTAGTTTGCTGCTGCCACTCCTCTTCCCATGAGAGTCCTTTACATTACAACAGTAGAAGCAACAACTCTCAGAAGTCCAGTGACACCACTTCTGACACCACTTCTATGGAGCCCTAGGTCCCTTTCCTTCTTTGAGTTTTCATATACtgatctaaaaaaattttttaatattctgaattAACCTTATAGCCAGTTCAGTTTTTGCTACTTACATACGAACATTTAGTAAACATTAAATATAAGATAGTATTTAGAGGTGAACTAGTGATCTATTTTACTTTAGATACCtctagaaaagggaaaaggggatAGAGCTGGAGGGGTGTGcagtgggagggaggcagagaggaaagagagagagtccatACCCTAATAACCCAACCTTCTGCTCACACTGTCACTTTTGATTCCCACCACAACTTGGCAGGAaggccagggcagaggcagggctaTGGCCACAGAAATGGCCATAGCCATCTTGTTCTTTTACCTGTAGACCATACAGCAAACAGTGGGGTCTCATAAAAGCAAGAGCCCACCAGGTCCAGCTGAAGAGTCAAGCATTTACTAAAAAGTGTTGAAACTTTGAATCCGAGTGCCTCGTCACTTTTAATCCATATGTAAGCTGGCTCTAGTCCTGAAACTCAAAGCCCCTTGGTCACAGAGGACATCAGCACCTTTCTTCTGATCACCCTAGTTTaaacctcattcattcattcaatatagtTATAGGTGCAAAGGATTTGATGGTGAACAAGTCAGACAAGATTACTTTTCTCGTAGGTCTTGTACCTTATGTTGGAGCTGACATTCTACCTTGGTTGACATATAAGCCACCGCAGGTGGCTCCTCAGAGACCAAGCTATTCTGTGCTTTTAAAGATATCCCAGCTCTTTTGGTTCCTTAAAGAGCCAAGCAAACCATAGTGCTtaatttctgctgtttttttcaGCAGTTTTCCCCCTTCCAGGCTGCCCCTTTCCCCAGCCCTCCTAACATATACACATAACTATCCAGCCCAGCCCCCTAGGGCTCAGCCATTGTATTTTTCCACATCTTCTGGTGCCTGGGGATGGCTAGGGTAGGCATCATGCACTGACTGGTTGACCTCCACTCACATGGTCAAAGGGCAAATATGGAAAATCACATCCTGGAGAGGATGGCCCTATGAATGCTTCCAGTCTTGGTTCGGTTATCAATCAAGAAAGTTTGCAAACACAGGTGTCCAAGTAACTCCGGCCTTTGTAAGCAACTAGCCAGCTTCATTTTAAAGGGCTGGAATAGGAAGCCATGCTATTTAGAGGTGGGCAGGCCAATTGCTGCCTATCCATCCTGTCTTTCACTTATTCAGTAAATAGATTTTATTCAGCACATTCCCTGTTTGGTTATGCACAGTCTTGTTCTCACAGTCAGTGACTCAAACTAAAAAGCCCAGATGTGTACATAGACTACATAATGACCAGCTCAAAAGGGCCATAGAAAATACTAACATGGAGGGGTCATTCCTTCAAACACCTGCATTTGTATATTGTTATAGGATATGACTCTCAGCTCATTTATAGGTTTGTAACTGGAAGGCAGCTTGGGTAGGGGTTCAGTATGAGGATTCTGAAGCCAGATTGCCTGGGTTAGAGCCAACTGCAAGCAGAAGAATCCTTCTAAGTTCCATCACTCTCGATTTCATCATAAAAATTGGAaccagaggatccctgggtggctcagtggtttggtgcctgccttcgttggctcagggtgtgatcctggagtcccgggatcgggtcctgcattgggcttcttgcatggggcctgcttctccctctgcctgtgtctctgcctctctgtgtgtgtgcctctcatgaataaataaataaaatcttaaaaaaaaattggaaccaGAAAAAGGGACTGCTGTGGGAAATGACATGAATTAGTACCAGTAGAGCCCTTAGTGGTTGGCACATGGTAACCTCAACACAATAACTATAGTTAAGGTTCTGGTACTTGGGATTTGGGTATATGatttcttctatatttctataaatcAAGGTTTTTCAACACTTCATTTCCGATCATTCTTTGTTGTTTGTGTAGGGGTGGAGCTGGGGGCTGTCCTATACATTGtgggatatttagcagcattGCTGGCCCTTTAGATGCCAATAGCTTCCCCCcaatgtgacaaccaaaaatgtctctccactttgccaaatgtcccttAAGAAGCAAAACCACagctggttgagaaccactgctctacaTAATTAAATAGTTCATCAAGCATCATATATATTATCAACATAATATAAACTTTGCCTATTTTAGACACCAAATGATCACATAGGGTATGATACCATTTGAGCTACAAATACGAGAATGTAAGGCTCATCTACCCTTGTGAACCTCACAAGCTCCCCCCTACTTCAAGAATACCAGCCCAGGCCTCTCTATTGTGGCTATATATCAGCTCAACTCTGGGACCTCCTTCACATCTTAAATCAGAAATTGATAGAACCTCTCAATGGAAATGTAGCATTTCGAATATTAAATTGTAAGAGCTATTTTAAAACAGTCTTTCGAGGTTTaacataatttcaaaaaattgttttaactgGGAGATAGGGTTGTTCAAAAGAAGTTATTGACAAAGATTCTTCTCTAATTGCTGCATGTATATGAATAAACTTTGATTCCTTTGGATAAAATGTCTCCTAAGCAACAGCTAAAATCCTGTCCAAGCAAGAGCGTAAAGCCCTGTAGAATACTAATCAGATTATGTAGAAGTTCTCACCACTAAAATTGGCTGCACAATTTTATATGGGCTGTGCATTGGCTTAATGGCTTTCTTCAGGAGTATTTGCTGCCACCTGGTGACTGAAAGGCATCACGGGCTCAGTGTTGTTCACCAAGTCTATTATCCTCAAGTTCTACTGCTGATAGGGAGCTCTTATTTGATGACAGGGAGCCATTTTTCTGCTGAGGATGTTGGAcctatagggaaaaaaaatcaactaaggGTCTCACACAAATGACTGTTACTAACAACCAGCttcagataaatataaaatagcctGCTCAATtttaaactgaagaaaaagaagcataaatCTGCTTTCA is a window encoding:
- the C36H2orf80 gene encoding uncharacterized protein C2orf80 homolog isoform X2 — protein: MERKLLKKEMKKLLGDYIGIRLRENEFDPKGRRQLTFLDDMAHYDLAINVALQWLDHSEDLTWLEWEKVKMPFHDRPVYPNRKEREAMILSSYAGILMNSIPIEEVFKIYGADSSTNSRATKVPRASPFRLSLHPFAMLTAPKAAEYARKQSHLETWNCTWKFIIKSLGEEKKHHPNTAILASTFFFIVSFWCKFY
- the C36H2orf80 gene encoding uncharacterized protein C2orf80 homolog isoform X1; the encoded protein is MQTAPFQPGPAPQSMGDYIGIRLRENEFDPKGRRQLTFLDDMAHYDLAINVALQWLDHSEDLTWLEWEKVKMPFHDRPVYPNRKEREAMILSSYAGILMNSIPIEEVFKIYGADSSTNSRATKVPRASPFRLSLHPFAMLTAPKAAEYARKQSHLETWNCTWKFIIKSLGEEKKHHPNTAILASTFFFIVSFWCKFY
- the C36H2orf80 gene encoding uncharacterized protein C2orf80 homolog isoform X4, with translation MERKLLKKEMKKLLGDYIGIRLRENEFDPKGRRQLTFLDDMAHYDLAINVALQWLDHSEDLTWLEWEKVKMPFHDRPVYPNRKEREAMILSSYAGILMNSIPIEEVFKIYGADSSTNSRATKVPRASPFRLSLHPFAMLTAPKAAEYARKQSVKLRRGATNKTATSSEANATAWKSSKNVSLDTQPKNKVT
- the C36H2orf80 gene encoding uncharacterized protein C2orf80 homolog isoform X3, translating into MQTAPFQPGPAPQSMGDYIGIRLRENEFDPKGRRQLTFLDDMAHYDLAINVALQWLDHSEDLTWLEWEKVKMPFHDRPVYPNRKEREAMILSSYAGILMNSIPIEEVFKIYGADSSTNSRATKVPRASPFRLSLHPFAMLTAPKAAEYARKQSVKLRRGATNKTATSSEANATAWKSSKNVSLDTQPKNKVT